One window of the Dreissena polymorpha isolate Duluth1 chromosome 5, UMN_Dpol_1.0, whole genome shotgun sequence genome contains the following:
- the LOC127831138 gene encoding uncharacterized protein LOC127831138, with the protein MGKQGLGEMNDNGDRFADLCATSNLVIGGSVFHHRRIHKATWVSPNLSTENQINHLCIARSFRRSLQDVLEELLEEGTIEQKWKNVKEAQTSTCQEVLGPKSYTHKKWMTAETLQKVEERREKKASVNNSRTRAAKVKAQEEYTKANRSFKRSIREDKGNYLETLATELQVICQSNAALPQKKRSAAPSKQLKNGNSAGPDSIPAEALKADVETSVDLLHPLFSKIWEKEEIPTEWKKGLPHQASQERRPQFLLQLPRNHAVIHPRKEQLTDAFDVRTGVRQGCLLSPFLFLLVID; encoded by the exons ATGGGAAAGCAAGGGTTAGGCGAGATGAACGACAACGGGGATAGATTCGCCGACCTGTGCGccacaagtaacctggtcatcgGAGGGAGTGTTTTCCACCACAGAAGGATACACAAGGCAACTTGGGTGTCACCAAacctgtcaacggagaaccagatTAACCACTTGTGCATCGCAAGGAGTTTTCGTCGCTCTCTCCAGGAT gtcctagaggagctgcttgaagaagGGACGATAGAGCAGAAGTGGAAGAACGTGAAAGAAGCACAgacttcaacatgccaagaagtactgggcCCCAAGTCTTACACCCACAAGAAGTGGATGACAGCAGAGACGCTCCAAAAAGTTGAGGAAAGACGAGAAAAGAAGGCAAGTgtaaacaacagcagaacacgcgccgcaaaagtgaaagcacaagAAGAGTACACCAAAGCAAATAGGAGCTTCAAGCGAAGTATCAGAGAAGACAAGGGGAACTACCtagagacgcttgcaacagag CTACAAGTGATCTGCCAATCAAATGCTGCACTCCCACAAAAGAAAAGATCAGCAGCGCCATCTAAACAATTGAAGAACGGCAAttctgcaggacctgacagcataccggcagaagcgcttaaggctgacgtGGAGACCAGTGTGGACCTACTACACCCGCTtttcagcaagatatgggaaAAAGAAGAAATACCAACAGAGTGGAAAAAGgggttacctcatcaagcttcccaagaaaggcgacctcagttcctgctACAACTTCCGAGGAATCACGCTGTCATCCATCCCAGGAAAG AACAGCTCACGGATGCCTTTGATGTGAGAACTGGTGTGAGGCAAGGCtgtttactctcacctttcctgttcctACTGGTCATAGACTAG